A region of Vespula vulgaris chromosome 1, iyVesVulg1.1, whole genome shotgun sequence DNA encodes the following proteins:
- the LOC127064785 gene encoding regulator of telomere elongation helicase 1 homolog isoform X2 → MPDITINGIVINFPFKPYPVQEEYMAKVIECLQNSKHGVLESPTGTGKTLSLLCASLSWLITKKAHLQAEAIVGAIERSDLSGHFFNKLNDGLEKAAGVPDNTPSFGWAMPKIIYSSRTHSQLSQAMQELKRTTYKHVKVSVLGSRDQLCIHPEVSKETSSYNKIQMCHVKVKNKTCFYYNNVESRKEEPIFKQEILDIEDLIKAGQKMRCCPYFLAKELKQNADITFMPYNYLLDSKTRKTQGIEVQNNVILLDEAHNVEKICEDAASLQISSTDIAMCIDDITAVMIDVSKDNESEIDFLTEDSVNVQKDFTPEDLCILKTMFLSLEKAVDDIKITKQDEGETFPGGYIFELFSKAELTHGKEQIVIEKLEKIISYLVTTSSSPFSRKGNALQKFADVLRILFSGGTSLQYREKIKQCYKVYIQLEEQKKSHRSDGWQTKNISLKNEGKIISYWCFSPGFSMQQLVDQGIRSVILTSGTLSPLAPFISELGIPIDVQLESPHIITGQQVCIGVLSQGPDGHQLNSSFNTRNDPKYIASLGRTIYNFSCLIPHGLLIFFPSYPIMQKCKDEWQFSGLWTQITERKPIYVEPKSKDSFLNIMHEYYQKIQDPSCKGAIFMAVCRGKVSEGLDFANANGRAVLITGLPFPPMKDPRVILKQRYLEEIRRNERKALTGQQWYQLEASRAVNQAIGRIIRHKNDYGAIILCDCRFENPNFKQQLSAWLRPYIKKFTNFGMITKELREFFRYTQQAFPQPKMASSQNNSDLSLPAVPCSFDTTSRSTKRSASNTTVQSSLKETFNIEQYIDNTVKERSDPKTETKNIFSELASTSKKSVINFSHCKLGETSNNCVLVKDSIGPIVKRRKIKIVATEYNTNLSGPSTSSHTVENDTNESKQIPEETNKEVDKREMGKTYIKDVKKSLTEENYKKFGNIIKEYTKTNNLNELLKTLEHLFPPKDKLQHLFIGFKPFIKKKHIEFFDEYVKNINN, encoded by the exons ATGCCTGATATAACCATCAATggaattgttattaattttcctttcaaaCCATATCCCGTTCAAGAAGAGTACATGGCTAAAGTTATAGAATGTCTACAAAATAGTAAACACGGTGTTCTAGAATCTCCAACAG GTACTGGAAAAACACTTAGTCTTTTGTGTGCCTCGTTAAGCTGGTTGATTACGAAGAAAGCTCATTTGCAAGCCGAAGCAATAGTTGGAGCTATTGAAAGGTCTGACTTAAGCGGACActtctttaataaattaaacgatGGTCTTGAAAAGGCAGCAGGAGTACCGGATAATACTCCTTCTTTTGGTTGGGCAATgccaaaaattatttattcatctagAACGCATTCACAACTATCTCAAGCTATGCAAGAGTTAAAACGTACCACTTATAAACACGTGAAAGTATCAGTTTTAGGATCTAGAGATCAGCTTTGTATTCATCCGGAAGTCTCCAAGGAAACAAGTTCATACAACAAGATACAAATGTGCCatgtaaaagttaaaaataaaacatgcttttattataacaatgttGAAAGCAG gaAAGAGGAACCAATTTTTAAACAAGAAATTTTAGATATAGAAGATTTGATTAAAGCGGGACAAAAGATGAGGTGTTGTCCATATTTTCTGGCCaaagaattaaaacaaaatgctGATATTACATTTATGCCTTATAATTATTTGCTAGATTCAAAGACGCGTAAGACGCAAGGAATAGAAGTACAAAATAATGTAATCTTATTGGACGAAGCGCACAATGtagaaaaaatttgtgaaGATGCAGCATCGTTACaa ATAAGCAGTACGGATATAGCGATGTGCATAGATGATATAACTGCAGTAATGATAGATGTTAGCAAGGATAATGAAAgtgaaattgattttttaacagaaGATTCTGTAAACGTACAAAAAGATTTTACTCCAGAAGATTTATGCATTTTAAAAACAATGTTTTTATCATTGGAAAAAGCTGtcgacgatataaaaattacaaaacaaGACGAAGGCGAAACATTCCCTGGAGGATATATTTTTGAACTGTTTAGTAAAGCAGAG TTAACTCATGGCAAAGAACAAATAGTGATAGAGAAATTAGAGAAGATTATTTCCTATTTAGTTACAACCAGCTCATCTCCGTTTTCTAGGAAAGGTAATGCGTTACAAAAATTTGCAGATgtattaagaatattattcaGCGGTGGAACCTCTTTGCAatacagagaaaaaattaaacaatgttataaagtatatattcaGTTAgaggaacaaaagaaaagtcatAGAAGCGATGGTTGGCAAACCAAAAATATATCTCTCAAAAATGAAGGCAAAATAATTAGTTATTGGTGCTTCAGTCCTGGTTTCAG CATGCAACAATTAGTAGACCAAGGTATTCGTTCTGTAATTTTAACAAGCGGTACGCTATCTCCTTTAGCGCCATTCATATCAGAACTTGGTATACCAATAGATGTTCAACTTGAAAGTCCACATATCATAACAGGTCAACAGGTGTGTATTGGTGTTCTTAGTCAAGGACCCGACGGACATCAacttaattcttcttttaatacaAG AAATGATCCAAAGTATATAGCATCTCTTGGTCGTACAATATACAATTTCAGTTGTCTTATACCACAcggtttattaatattttttccatcaTACCCAATTATGCAAAAATGTAAGGATGAATGGCAATTTTCTGGCTTATGGACACAAATCACTGAACGTAAg CCCATATACGTGGAGCCCAAATCTAAAGATagctttttaaatattatgcaTGAATATTATCAAAAGATACAGGACCCATCGTGTAAAGGTGCTATTTTTATGGCTGTATGTAGGGGAAAAGTGAGCGAAGGTTTAGATTTTGCCAATGCTAATGGAAGAGCGGTATTAATCACCGGTCTTCCATTTCCACCTATGAAAGATCCAAGAGTTATATTGAAGCAACGATATTTAGAAGAAATACGTCGTAATGAAAGAAAG GCTTTAACAGGACAGCAATGGTATCAGCTTGAAGCTTCTCGAGCCGTTAATCAAGCTATCGGTAGAATAATACGTCATAAGAACGACTACGGAGCTATAATACTTTGCGATTGTCGATTCGAAAATCCAAATTTTAAACAACAATTATCTGCTTGGCTTAGGCcgtatattaaaaagtttacTAATTTCGGAATGATTACTAAAGAACTTAGagaattttttcgatatacTCAACAGGCT TTTCCACAACCAAAAATGGCAAGTAGCCAAAACAATAGTGATCTATCATTACCTGCTGTTCCGTGTTCTTTCGATACAACATCACGATCAACGAAACGATCGGCATCTAATACTACAGTACAGTCAAGtttaaaagaaacgtttaataTCGAACAATATATAGATAACACAGTGAAAGAACGATCTGATCCTAAGACAGAgacgaagaatattttttccgaGCTTGCATCGACCAGTAAAAAATCTGTGATCAATTTTAGTCATTGTAAATTAGGAGAAACTAGTAATAATTGTGTATTAGTGAAAGATTCTATTGGGCCAattgtaaaaagaaggaaaatcaaAATTGTTGCAACTGAATATAATACGAATCTTTCCGGTCCTTCAACTTCTAGTCATACTGTAGAAAATGATACTAATGAATCCAAACAAATCCCAGAGGAAACTAATAAGGAAGTAGACAAGCGCGAAATGGGTAAAACATATATCAAAGAT gtaAAAAAATCGTTGACAGaagagaattataaaaagtttggaaatattattaaagaatatacTAAAACTAACAATTTGAACGAATTGTTAAAAACATTAGAACATCTGTTTCCACCGAAAGATAAACTGCAACATCTTTTTATag gaTTCAAaccttttataaaaaaaaagcacatTGAATTCTTCGACGAGTACgttaagaatataaataattaa
- the LOC127064785 gene encoding regulator of telomere elongation helicase 1 homolog isoform X1, producing the protein MLFLILLHRISMPDITINGIVINFPFKPYPVQEEYMAKVIECLQNSKHGVLESPTGTGKTLSLLCASLSWLITKKAHLQAEAIVGAIERSDLSGHFFNKLNDGLEKAAGVPDNTPSFGWAMPKIIYSSRTHSQLSQAMQELKRTTYKHVKVSVLGSRDQLCIHPEVSKETSSYNKIQMCHVKVKNKTCFYYNNVESRKEEPIFKQEILDIEDLIKAGQKMRCCPYFLAKELKQNADITFMPYNYLLDSKTRKTQGIEVQNNVILLDEAHNVEKICEDAASLQISSTDIAMCIDDITAVMIDVSKDNESEIDFLTEDSVNVQKDFTPEDLCILKTMFLSLEKAVDDIKITKQDEGETFPGGYIFELFSKAELTHGKEQIVIEKLEKIISYLVTTSSSPFSRKGNALQKFADVLRILFSGGTSLQYREKIKQCYKVYIQLEEQKKSHRSDGWQTKNISLKNEGKIISYWCFSPGFSMQQLVDQGIRSVILTSGTLSPLAPFISELGIPIDVQLESPHIITGQQVCIGVLSQGPDGHQLNSSFNTRNDPKYIASLGRTIYNFSCLIPHGLLIFFPSYPIMQKCKDEWQFSGLWTQITERKPIYVEPKSKDSFLNIMHEYYQKIQDPSCKGAIFMAVCRGKVSEGLDFANANGRAVLITGLPFPPMKDPRVILKQRYLEEIRRNERKALTGQQWYQLEASRAVNQAIGRIIRHKNDYGAIILCDCRFENPNFKQQLSAWLRPYIKKFTNFGMITKELREFFRYTQQAFPQPKMASSQNNSDLSLPAVPCSFDTTSRSTKRSASNTTVQSSLKETFNIEQYIDNTVKERSDPKTETKNIFSELASTSKKSVINFSHCKLGETSNNCVLVKDSIGPIVKRRKIKIVATEYNTNLSGPSTSSHTVENDTNESKQIPEETNKEVDKREMGKTYIKDVKKSLTEENYKKFGNIIKEYTKTNNLNELLKTLEHLFPPKDKLQHLFIGFKPFIKKKHIEFFDEYVKNINN; encoded by the exons ATGCTGTTCTT GATTCTTTTACATCGTATAAGTATGCCTGATATAACCATCAATggaattgttattaattttcctttcaaaCCATATCCCGTTCAAGAAGAGTACATGGCTAAAGTTATAGAATGTCTACAAAATAGTAAACACGGTGTTCTAGAATCTCCAACAG GTACTGGAAAAACACTTAGTCTTTTGTGTGCCTCGTTAAGCTGGTTGATTACGAAGAAAGCTCATTTGCAAGCCGAAGCAATAGTTGGAGCTATTGAAAGGTCTGACTTAAGCGGACActtctttaataaattaaacgatGGTCTTGAAAAGGCAGCAGGAGTACCGGATAATACTCCTTCTTTTGGTTGGGCAATgccaaaaattatttattcatctagAACGCATTCACAACTATCTCAAGCTATGCAAGAGTTAAAACGTACCACTTATAAACACGTGAAAGTATCAGTTTTAGGATCTAGAGATCAGCTTTGTATTCATCCGGAAGTCTCCAAGGAAACAAGTTCATACAACAAGATACAAATGTGCCatgtaaaagttaaaaataaaacatgcttttattataacaatgttGAAAGCAG gaAAGAGGAACCAATTTTTAAACAAGAAATTTTAGATATAGAAGATTTGATTAAAGCGGGACAAAAGATGAGGTGTTGTCCATATTTTCTGGCCaaagaattaaaacaaaatgctGATATTACATTTATGCCTTATAATTATTTGCTAGATTCAAAGACGCGTAAGACGCAAGGAATAGAAGTACAAAATAATGTAATCTTATTGGACGAAGCGCACAATGtagaaaaaatttgtgaaGATGCAGCATCGTTACaa ATAAGCAGTACGGATATAGCGATGTGCATAGATGATATAACTGCAGTAATGATAGATGTTAGCAAGGATAATGAAAgtgaaattgattttttaacagaaGATTCTGTAAACGTACAAAAAGATTTTACTCCAGAAGATTTATGCATTTTAAAAACAATGTTTTTATCATTGGAAAAAGCTGtcgacgatataaaaattacaaaacaaGACGAAGGCGAAACATTCCCTGGAGGATATATTTTTGAACTGTTTAGTAAAGCAGAG TTAACTCATGGCAAAGAACAAATAGTGATAGAGAAATTAGAGAAGATTATTTCCTATTTAGTTACAACCAGCTCATCTCCGTTTTCTAGGAAAGGTAATGCGTTACAAAAATTTGCAGATgtattaagaatattattcaGCGGTGGAACCTCTTTGCAatacagagaaaaaattaaacaatgttataaagtatatattcaGTTAgaggaacaaaagaaaagtcatAGAAGCGATGGTTGGCAAACCAAAAATATATCTCTCAAAAATGAAGGCAAAATAATTAGTTATTGGTGCTTCAGTCCTGGTTTCAG CATGCAACAATTAGTAGACCAAGGTATTCGTTCTGTAATTTTAACAAGCGGTACGCTATCTCCTTTAGCGCCATTCATATCAGAACTTGGTATACCAATAGATGTTCAACTTGAAAGTCCACATATCATAACAGGTCAACAGGTGTGTATTGGTGTTCTTAGTCAAGGACCCGACGGACATCAacttaattcttcttttaatacaAG AAATGATCCAAAGTATATAGCATCTCTTGGTCGTACAATATACAATTTCAGTTGTCTTATACCACAcggtttattaatattttttccatcaTACCCAATTATGCAAAAATGTAAGGATGAATGGCAATTTTCTGGCTTATGGACACAAATCACTGAACGTAAg CCCATATACGTGGAGCCCAAATCTAAAGATagctttttaaatattatgcaTGAATATTATCAAAAGATACAGGACCCATCGTGTAAAGGTGCTATTTTTATGGCTGTATGTAGGGGAAAAGTGAGCGAAGGTTTAGATTTTGCCAATGCTAATGGAAGAGCGGTATTAATCACCGGTCTTCCATTTCCACCTATGAAAGATCCAAGAGTTATATTGAAGCAACGATATTTAGAAGAAATACGTCGTAATGAAAGAAAG GCTTTAACAGGACAGCAATGGTATCAGCTTGAAGCTTCTCGAGCCGTTAATCAAGCTATCGGTAGAATAATACGTCATAAGAACGACTACGGAGCTATAATACTTTGCGATTGTCGATTCGAAAATCCAAATTTTAAACAACAATTATCTGCTTGGCTTAGGCcgtatattaaaaagtttacTAATTTCGGAATGATTACTAAAGAACTTAGagaattttttcgatatacTCAACAGGCT TTTCCACAACCAAAAATGGCAAGTAGCCAAAACAATAGTGATCTATCATTACCTGCTGTTCCGTGTTCTTTCGATACAACATCACGATCAACGAAACGATCGGCATCTAATACTACAGTACAGTCAAGtttaaaagaaacgtttaataTCGAACAATATATAGATAACACAGTGAAAGAACGATCTGATCCTAAGACAGAgacgaagaatattttttccgaGCTTGCATCGACCAGTAAAAAATCTGTGATCAATTTTAGTCATTGTAAATTAGGAGAAACTAGTAATAATTGTGTATTAGTGAAAGATTCTATTGGGCCAattgtaaaaagaaggaaaatcaaAATTGTTGCAACTGAATATAATACGAATCTTTCCGGTCCTTCAACTTCTAGTCATACTGTAGAAAATGATACTAATGAATCCAAACAAATCCCAGAGGAAACTAATAAGGAAGTAGACAAGCGCGAAATGGGTAAAACATATATCAAAGAT gtaAAAAAATCGTTGACAGaagagaattataaaaagtttggaaatattattaaagaatatacTAAAACTAACAATTTGAACGAATTGTTAAAAACATTAGAACATCTGTTTCCACCGAAAGATAAACTGCAACATCTTTTTATag gaTTCAAaccttttataaaaaaaaagcacatTGAATTCTTCGACGAGTACgttaagaatataaataattaa